One window of the candidate division WOR-3 bacterium genome contains the following:
- a CDS encoding insulinase family protein, translated as MKRRNIVIVSLLSLIPRYALPKLNIVIVSLLSLIPRYALPKLNIVIVSLLLLIPRYALPKLNQPYPEYPIFETYLDNGLRVIIYVDSSTPTVSTQLWFNVGAIYDPPYKSGVSHLLEHMDGTKNYKPREISAIIDALGGEDNAFTSSLYVCYWVDLAKDYYETALKLGAERMKNLVISESKFQSEKAVVMEERRLGENEPYDVLWEEFDALIYKLHPYRNPVIGWMEDIKRIELQDLIQHYRTYYQPSNAVCVIAGAVQPNEALKKVNRYFGKIKSKPVKHPVFHEPAQLGEKRKVIYRKVSVPAILIGFHTCDVSSPDYYALEVLEGLLSSGKSSRLYKKLVYEKQYALRVFAWNDLERDAGTFNFYAMPISPILVDSVENIIYQELMKLKSTDKDSITDEEMARVKNNVIASEVYAKDRSRGMGMRIGRQAITTGNLSDMIEYPKRIEAVTKDDIRRVIDKYFLSKNRTVVTLLPEE; from the coding sequence ATGAAGAGAAGAAATATTGTAATTGTAAGTTTATTATCATTGATTCCGCGATATGCGCTACCAAAACTTAATATTGTAATCGTAAGTTTATTATCATTGATTCCGCGATATGCGCTACCAAAACTTAATATTGTAATTGTAAGTTTATTATTATTGATTCCGCGATATGCGCTACCAAAACTTAACCAACCCTATCCAGAATATCCGATTTTTGAGACCTATCTTGATAATGGACTGCGGGTCATTATTTATGTTGATAGTTCGACGCCGACAGTTTCAACTCAATTATGGTTTAATGTTGGTGCAATTTATGACCCACCATACAAATCCGGCGTTTCCCATCTATTAGAACATATGGATGGGACGAAAAACTATAAACCACGCGAAATCTCAGCAATTATTGACGCCTTAGGCGGTGAAGACAACGCATTTACTTCCAGCTTATATGTCTGTTATTGGGTAGATTTGGCAAAGGATTATTATGAAACCGCACTCAAATTGGGTGCCGAGCGGATGAAGAATTTAGTTATTTCTGAAAGTAAATTTCAATCGGAAAAAGCGGTTGTAATGGAAGAGAGACGCTTAGGCGAAAATGAACCCTATGATGTGCTCTGGGAAGAATTTGATGCACTTATCTATAAACTTCATCCTTACCGTAATCCGGTTATTGGCTGGATGGAAGACATTAAAAGAATTGAACTTCAGGACTTAATCCAGCATTACCGAACATATTATCAACCGTCTAATGCGGTTTGTGTTATCGCCGGCGCGGTCCAGCCCAACGAAGCCTTAAAAAAAGTCAATCGCTATTTCGGTAAAATTAAATCTAAGCCCGTAAAGCATCCGGTCTTTCACGAACCAGCACAACTTGGCGAAAAAAGAAAAGTTATCTATCGTAAAGTTTCGGTTCCAGCAATATTAATCGGTTTTCATACTTGCGATGTTTCTTCACCAGATTATTACGCCTTAGAAGTATTAGAAGGCTTATTATCGAGTGGCAAAAGTTCACGTTTATATAAAAAACTTGTCTACGAGAAACAGTATGCTTTAAGGGTTTTTGCCTGGAATGACCTTGAACGGGATGCTGGCACTTTTAACTTCTACGCAATGCCAATAAGCCCTATTTTAGTCGACTCCGTAGAAAATATAATCTATCAAGAATTAATGAAATTAAAATCAACCGATAAAGATTCCATTACCGATGAAGAGATGGCACGAGTAAAGAATAATGTGATTGCCAGCGAAGTTTATGCTAAAGACCGGAGCCGTGGAATGGGCATGCGTATTGGCCGTCAAGCAATAACCACCGGTAATTTAAGTGATATGATAGAATACCCAAAGCGCATTGAAGCAGTAACCAAAGACGATATCCGTCGCGTGATTGATAAATACTTCTTGTCTAAAAACCGAACTGTTGTAACCCTTTTGCCTGAGGAGTGA